One Acidiferrobacter thiooxydans DNA window includes the following coding sequences:
- a CDS encoding inner membrane protein YpjD, producing the protein MIQLLFHIVAVILYALAGIYYWRALESPPGGQHDRRRGAFIGALAVILQAGLLIGDIDHDGHLTLGVGTILSLDAWAVAAIFLVASLRKPIESLGAFIMPSTAVATMGQIFLPASSEDTRISDPWLVAHIVISILAYSLLSIAVVQSLVLWVQESRLRRRHPAQLLRAIPPMETMETLMFEMIQVGFVLLTLTLISGFFFSEQLFGDPLPFTHHSVLSLVAWLAFAILLIGRRQFGWRGRNAVRWTVGGFVLLLFAYLSAEFLFKLVLPS; encoded by the coding sequence ATGATACAACTCCTCTTCCATATCGTGGCCGTCATTCTCTATGCGCTCGCCGGCATCTACTACTGGCGCGCCCTGGAATCACCGCCGGGCGGCCAACATGATCGCCGGCGTGGTGCCTTCATAGGGGCCCTGGCGGTCATCTTGCAGGCCGGCCTGCTCATAGGCGACATCGATCACGATGGCCATCTGACGCTCGGCGTGGGCACCATCCTGTCCCTCGATGCCTGGGCGGTGGCCGCGATCTTCCTCGTGGCGTCGCTGCGCAAGCCCATCGAAAGCCTCGGGGCGTTCATCATGCCAAGCACGGCGGTGGCGACCATGGGACAGATATTCCTGCCGGCGAGTAGCGAGGATACGCGCATCAGCGATCCTTGGCTCGTGGCCCACATCGTCATCTCGATCCTGGCCTACAGCCTCCTTAGCATCGCCGTCGTTCAGAGCCTCGTCCTGTGGGTCCAGGAAAGCCGCCTGCGCCGCCGCCACCCGGCCCAGCTGCTGCGCGCGATCCCGCCGATGGAGACCATGGAGACCCTGATGTTCGAAATGATCCAGGTGGGATTCGTGCTCCTTACGCTGACGCTCATCAGCGGGTTCTTCTTCTCCGAGCAACTGTTTGGCGACCCCCTGCCCTTCACCCACCACAGCGTGCTCTCGCTCGTGGCATGGCTGGCCTTCGCCATCCTGCTCATAGGCCGCCGCCAGTTCGGATGGCGCGGGCGCAACGCCGTGCGCTGGACCGTCGGCGGCTTCGTGCTGCTGTTATTCGCCTACCTGAGCGCCGAATTCCTGTTCAAGCTGGTCCTGCCCAGCTGA
- the ffh gene encoding signal recognition particle protein — MFETLSNRLQGALRTLRGEARLTEKNIGEALREVRIALLEADVALSTTKTLIETIRTRALGQEVMATLNPSQAVVKIVHDTLVETMGAACDRLNLATRPPAVVLLAGLQGSGKTTSAGKLARLLRERERKKVALVSVDVYRPAAMDQLERLADEVGVVFYKGSPTESPEVIARRAVDLARREAMDVLIVDTAGRLHIDETMMNEVRALHAVTAPIETLFVVDSMTGQDAVHTAKAFDEALPLTGVILTKTDGDARGGAALSLRAVIGKPIKFLGTGEKTDGLEPFHPERLASRILGMGDVLTLIEEAERKVDRQSAERLAEKFKKGKGFDLEDFREQMLQMERMGGMAGVLDKLPGMNDLPAAARAQLQNHDTRRLVAIINSMTPQERRFPDTIRGSRKRRIAQGSGTGVPEVNRLLKQFAQAQRMMKQMGKGGLKRMLAGMKGKMPGLPF, encoded by the coding sequence ATGTTCGAAACGCTGAGCAATCGTTTGCAGGGCGCGCTGCGCACCCTGCGCGGAGAGGCGCGTCTGACCGAGAAAAACATCGGTGAGGCATTGCGCGAGGTGCGGATCGCCCTTCTGGAGGCGGATGTCGCGCTGTCGACCACGAAAACCCTGATCGAGACGATACGCACGCGGGCGCTCGGCCAGGAGGTGATGGCCACCCTGAACCCGAGCCAGGCCGTGGTCAAGATCGTGCACGACACCCTGGTGGAGACCATGGGGGCGGCATGTGACCGGCTGAATCTGGCCACCCGCCCGCCGGCGGTGGTGCTGCTCGCGGGTCTGCAGGGTTCGGGGAAGACCACGAGTGCCGGCAAGCTGGCGCGTCTGCTGCGCGAGCGTGAGCGCAAGAAGGTGGCGCTTGTGAGCGTCGACGTCTATCGTCCGGCGGCCATGGACCAGCTCGAGCGCCTGGCAGACGAGGTCGGGGTGGTCTTCTATAAAGGGTCGCCCACGGAGTCCCCGGAGGTGATCGCGCGCCGCGCCGTGGATCTGGCGCGGCGCGAGGCCATGGATGTCCTCATCGTCGACACCGCCGGGCGGCTGCATATCGACGAGACCATGATGAACGAGGTGCGCGCCCTGCATGCCGTCACCGCGCCGATAGAGACCCTGTTTGTGGTCGACAGCATGACCGGTCAGGATGCCGTGCATACAGCCAAGGCCTTCGATGAGGCCCTGCCGCTTACCGGCGTGATTCTCACCAAGACCGACGGCGATGCGCGCGGGGGGGCGGCGCTCTCGCTGCGCGCGGTGATCGGCAAACCCATCAAGTTTTTGGGTACGGGCGAGAAGACCGACGGGCTCGAACCCTTCCACCCGGAACGTCTGGCCTCACGCATCCTGGGTATGGGTGATGTCCTGACGCTGATCGAAGAGGCCGAGCGTAAGGTCGACCGCCAGAGCGCCGAGCGTCTGGCCGAGAAGTTCAAGAAGGGCAAGGGCTTCGATCTCGAGGACTTTCGCGAGCAGATGCTCCAGATGGAGCGCATGGGCGGCATGGCCGGGGTGCTCGACAAGCTCCCGGGCATGAACGATCTCCCGGCGGCGGCACGCGCGCAGCTGCAGAATCATGACACCCGTCGCCTCGTGGCCATCATCAATTCCATGACGCCTCAGGAGCGTCGTTTCCCCGACACCATACGCGGCTCGCGCAAGCGCCGCATTGCCCAGGGTTCGGGCACCGGTGTGCCGGAAGTCAACCGCCTGCTCAAGCAATTCGCGCAGGCCCAGCGCATGATGAAGCAGATGGGCAAGGGCGGACTCAAACGCATGTTGGCCGGCATGAAGGGCAAGATGCCGGGTTTGCCGTTCTAG